Genomic segment of Oryzias melastigma strain HK-1 linkage group LG21, ASM292280v2, whole genome shotgun sequence:
GGCTGAAAGTGGCAAACAAGAATAAACATGGCACCTAAATCCTCTTCCAGGCTCTGCTCATGTCATAAATGGTTTACAGTTGATAACAATAAGCCTTGTTGAACTGTTGGTAGTGAGGGTTGTGTGCTTTGGAAAATCaagaaaagattatttttcattttttgatacatttctttttttataaaatgtttaagaaTTCAAAGATTTAAGATGACCTTTAAGGAAAACTctgaaaaactgtaaatgctacattttttttcttctttttgttattattttttaaatattgtgattTAAATCTGCCCTCTGCTCAGCACAGCATCTCTgttctctaaaaaataaaagagcaataGCATTTCTTAcgtgaaagtttaatttaaaattttaggaGCTGGTTAGAGAATATGCAGTTTCACTTTCGTTttccaactctttttttgtttgtttatcttgtgctgcagctctgcatggTGTCCTTGAGTCTCTTCAGGACTCTTCTGTCCTTGAACTGTGAAGATGTCATGCTGCAGCTGGTTTTCAGGTTGGTTTATTTAATGCTAAGAATGTATGTAATGTGTaatttatgtttgtaaatcCCCATCCGAATTATCCTGCTGGGCAGCTGAAGCTCTTATCCAACACTTTTTTGATCGTATTACAGGGtctttttgtgctaaaatgaCTGAGGAACAGAATCTATGGTTCAGATTAATTATGTTACacatagtttggaaaataataTGCCCAAAATATAGCTGTCTTCTGTTTTGTATATTTGCAGTAGTGTGAGAAACGTTCTGATCCTTTTGTTCTTTATATCAAGAACCTTTTGCAACTTTTTCTGAAATCTTGGCCCACATTCAGTTTCAATTTCTAGCAGTTACTAAGGATGCAACAATTGACTTTACCCACATTTTGGTAATGGTTTTGTTTCCATTAAGCAGACGattgaacaaaacattttgaaaaatcattttttttacatttgctaataagcaagtaatgatgaagaaaaacttttcacttgtttttttttctgagccttgtataatgtaatttaaaaaacatatatttgacactttcaatatttaatatGCAGTGTCTATGCAGTGATTCATGTTCAGTTCAGTAGTGTAACAACATACGATTTGGTTTTAAACTAAGAATTGTGGCATCCCCGTGGTGATTATGGGTAAAAACAAGCCTCTCTTTTACTTTTGGTGCTGCTGTCAGCCCCTCCATACACTAGAACACTGGTAAAATGAACCGTAAAAAAGGACCTCAGCCTACCCCAGCTGCAGATTTGTTCCCATGTTGGCATGATTTCAAAtatcttttgcaaaaaaaaaccaaacttaATCCTTCCtattaagatcttttttttttttctttttttttttttttaatcaaaagttttttttccaaaagtaacattttttactgaaagCCTTCAATTCCCATTCCACCACATGATCAACATATGAAGGCCTTAACAGGTCAATCAGTCATAGGCATTAGAAAGTAGATATTTGCTGTCACTTTCAGATGTATTGTTCGTCTGATGATCCCTTGTTTCTGTATTTACAGGTATTTGCTGCCCTGTACACATGTAATGTTGAGTCAGCGTCGGGCCATTAGAGAGACGGACATGTATGGAAAGTGCGCAGACAAGTTTCTGTCGCTGATCCCCGAGTGCTGCCGACAGTATGCATCCGCCGCTAGTGAGCGGGAAGAAGATAATCCATTCTGGAGCAAAGGTCAGCAGCAAACTTTACactgagagtaaaaaaaagtttagttttaggaGAAATACTTGCATTGGCTAACTGGTCTGTAGCTTCAGATAttattaaagatccactccaatgatatattgactaaaaacaacatgattATAATCAAAAGagtactgggaacacttttacaatcaatcaaaagatgatcagagtgggactttttaTAATGAGAATAATTTACTAAATGTAGTAATTAATGCAGTTTCTCTGCattgaggaaaaatgtttttagaaaagagaattagaaacatttcattaggttttttatttatcGTTTGTTGCTCCAAAAACATCTTGAAAATCCCAAAATTACTTATAATGTCAAACTAAAAGACGGCACACATGAGGAAACTATGTCCCTATATTAgtattttggatcattttgatGGTTTATCATCTTTATACACATATAAAATGAACAGCATGCtcattaaaggggccataccatgaaaattctacttatTCAGGTTTAAGGCTCCAAAAGTAATACATGGATATATTTCACTCTGacaggcttaagaaaatcatgatatggcccctttaatgcTCAATCATAGAATGCTGTGATTTGTGggctgttgtgtttttattttcaaaaataataattctctaaaaattttatttactaaaatgtctgattttttttatttttttttccctgactGGACTGCATGATATTATGAATTAAAGTTGAAtaatttttctttgtgataatcgatctttttaaaaactcactatttCGAAAGCATTAGTTGTTGTTAGAACCCAAACTCTCATGCGGGAAatgacgttaaaaaaaaaaagaatttaccaaaataaaaccagtCTGATTACGGTGTAGAATTTTGTCAATCAGAGGACTCtatgtaagttttttttctttcatcttacAGTACTCAACAGTCCTGGCACAGAAACTCCGGCTCCCCCCCGACCCAGCACGCCGTCCCGCTTGTCTCTATTCATGCGCCAGCATGCAGGTGGAGGCGGATCAGGAGGGGGGAACCCCTCCACCTCCACCAGCATGGAGTCTCTGCAGTCCGGTCCATCCGGCTCCCATCCTCTGTCCCCCGACAGTCCGATGCATCAGCACGGCCACACAGACTGTCTCGATTGGGACGCAGGGTTCCTGGAGTACCTGAAGGACGCCCGGCGAGGCATCGAGGTTTGCTCCTGGGCCTGCCGGGGTTGGTCCGCCCCCTATGATGGAGAAAACCCCTCCCCGAACACAGCcccaccacctccacctcctcctacCTCCAACCCCTCCATGGCCATGTTTCCCGAGCACTTCTCTTTCCACCAGGGGGTGAGCAGCAGCACTCCTCCgggccagcagagggcagccATCGTGGCGGCGGCACGGTCTGAGTGGAGCAGCTCAGACAGGGACAGCGGGGAGTGGGATGTTACGATTGGTCAAAATAACTGCATCAGCCTCACGCCGCGCTCTAAGAAGCGCAGCCTGCAGAGAGAGGAGCTCCTTCCCAAACCTGTGCCTCCTCTCATCCCCTCCTCTTCCACCTCCACCCCTTTATCAGCGTCACACTCCATGTCATCTCCAGCCGCTCACATTCCTACCTCTGCCATCACTGTGAACTACCAGGCCATGTTTAACGGAACGGTCAGGCAGGGAGATGAGTGCTCGGACAGTCACGATCGGGGGCTGGAAGTGAAAAAAGTTAAGAGAGATTTAGGAGAGCCGCAGTATTTGGATGAAAATGCCAATCAGAACGGATCTATGGTGTCCTGCCCCTCCCTCCCCAAATCCATTTTCAGTAACCGTGATGTCGGCGATGCTAAATCTCTTCACTTCAACCAGACTTCCTCCCAGTGCTCCACGTCCAAGACGGCACCTGACGTCTCTAATCCACACAGCACATGTTCAGATCCACCCGAAAGCAACCCGTCACAGCAATCTGTGGAGAGCCTCatagaggagctgctggagcagGCACCTGGAGATCCACAGGTGTCTGCCGATGCAAACGGTCAGGGCATCAGCATCGAGGCGTTCACGCTGGAGCTGAGGGAGCTGGAAGACCGGGTGAAGGAGCGAAACCGGTCTGCCTGCAAACAGGAGCCGGGCGCTGCAGAGACTCTGCCTGCTGAGCAGCAAGAGGAGGAGCAACTCCCCACAGCCCTGGAGGCCAAAGGAGACGCCTCTGTAGTGGGAGCGCCAAGTCCAGCACGACCAATCAACCAGCCTACCTCCCAACCATATACAGGTGAGAGTCTCCTAAACTTCTCCTAAAGAGGATCAACTTCTACGGAAAACACAGAGTCGCTGTTTCATACAGCCTGCCTTTAATTTCTCAAGAGTCATTAGAATATTATGTGCTGAAATATTCCTATATAATATGTCTCATATTGTACggtataaaaaaacacatttttccatatATGTCAGAAATGTTATCTAAAAGAATCAGACAACCTTTAAAACCAATTATAATTCCACTCTGCACTCCCATGCCTCCAGCCACTTTAAATGATTATGATAATTAAAGCTGTGATTGGCATTGTATGGGCCACAGGCGCTGCCCACCCTCGCGACCCCCTCCTGACCCGCCCTCACCGGCTGAGCTGCTGCTTCACGCCCCTTATTCTCCCCCTTTGCCAACCTGATCTGAGGTGCAAATgaccaatgaaaaaaaaaacttttttcaaaatatttgggtttctgttgctttttgtccatagcaactattttgtgtttgggtcaGCTGGGGGTGACAAACATGTCTATGAAATTTTGCTTAAAGGCGCAGTaagaaagaaatgcaaaaaaacaatccGATCCTTGCAGACCAAGACTGCTGTGGGACATAATCAATTGTGGTTTGTAAAGAAATATGGCTGCTCACATCTAAACCATAGTCTGTTCTCATGTAAACAGCTATTTTGTCTTGTAAGTGACTTTTTTGAGTTCTTCTTTGTGCAGGTCCATTCATAGTGGTTCTGTTCGCCAAGCTAGAGAACATGCTCCAGAATTCACTCTACGTCAACATCCTTCTCACTGGCATCGTCGCTCAGCTGGCTTGTTATCCTCAGCCCCTCCTACGCTCCTTCCTGCTGAACACCAATATGGTCTTCCAGCCCAGTGTCAAGTCACTGATCCAGGTACACGACGGCTGAATGcagattctgatctcctgtcaATCTCAGTTTAGAGCAACTCAGAGCTAGACTAGTTCAtgtactttaactttaaatgtatgttCCTAGGTCCATATTGTCATATGGACCTTTTAAATGAACTGGTAGTACTTTTAATTATTGATGATACATTtattagcctaaatcaaaaagcctgtgtcactttttaagacatatttacTGTTCAtctgttcatcagaaattctcaTCTGGGTTGTGAGTGGGACTGTTGTGTTGAAAGTTGGCTGCACTTAACTTCCCAGAATTCCTTTATTTAccctctctcccactagctcatGGCACCTCACAAgcctaagcaaaaaaaaaaaaaaaaaacctgcaagcaatatcagagctatccagccatagaTCCCAGCTCAGATGGGGAAagtgaagatgttaatggatctatttgtctgcaagtggatgcatcagaattgaagtagagaagggagactttggcccgcccatggcCCTTACCGGaactttgaaaaagctcaagtgGTTTTGAGTGGTTAACCTTTACCTAACTGACCTGGGTTGGTAGAATCAGGCAGGAGACTAGACAACTTTCTGGTTGCATCAGACACAGATTCACCTAGGTGGAACAAAACAAGAGGAAATTGTATCAAAAAGTTacctgaaatctttttttttttttttatacttcccTGTCAATCTTATTCCAACATTCTaacattgtgtgtttttgtacttgTGCTTTACTTGATACTCCAAAGCaactcactactttttttttttttattttaaaatctattttattttttacacatcCACTACAAGTGAATCTTGGTTTTGTTTAGCTACAGCATGAATGCAGAGGGAAAAGTTAGCACCCCAAATCAAAGTAGAACCAAAAGGAATAAGTTAAATTGTTGATTGATTAGAATAGGAAAAAAACAGGATGAATTTCAGAAGTCTTAAAAAGTTAACTGCCTGACTAATGATGTGAACGGGCTTGTTTAATTGTCtggtttaataataatttccttatcCCCTTTTTCCTCCTTGTTCAGTTCTGTAGCTTCTTGTTTTGAGCAGCAGCTAGACATATATTAATGATTTCttctctgtaaaaaaatgtataaatatttgaaatatccCAAATTAAGTCACTGACAAAACCATAAAATGCTGTGAGAAGGTGTTTCAAAAGACTAAATCCGTTTGCTGACTCTCCCTTAGGTTTTAGGCTCTGTAAAGAACCGCATTGAGGCGTTTGCAGCCTCTCACGAGGACTTCCCCGTCATGCTGAGGAAAGCCCAGCAGTACCTGGTTGCTCGAGGCAAACTGGACTGGACCGACTTGCCTGCAGCAGTTCCCACCCTGCGGCGCACCGAGTCTCTAGGTCGGTATGGAGCAGAAATATTCTTTTGGAGGAGCTTGTCTTGTTGCATTTACTTCTCTGTTCGTTGAAGCCGattgcatttctgtttttaaacaaagactAAAATAGACAGCAGCTAACATAGATAAGAGTTAGCGTTTTCAGTCTAatacaatgtatttttcttccttttgtgtttctgtcgtCTTCCAGTGAAAAGTCGGAAACCGTCTCTTGGAGACCTGATCCTCCGCCACACCAACAGCCCCACCCGGGCGCGAAACGCCGCGCAGGTCGCACTCGCACATGTACGGGACGGAGGCCAATCATTGCACAGTGCTCTGTTCCGTGGGGGCGGCAGCAGCGGCGGCGCATCCGGGCTGGAGAAGCAAGCCGAGGCGCTGCGGGTGAAGAACGCCGTCTACTGCACCGTCATCTTCTGTGAGTTCCTAAAGGAGCTGGCCGCCCTGGCTCAAGAGCACGCCGTGACTCTGCCGTTCCCTCAGAGCAAGGAGGCAGAGGAATAGATCAATAGGCTCCTCCCCTTCTGCTtcatcactttattttgaaaggaaaaggCCACATAAAAACCTTTGTGTCTGATGAAACAACAGGAAAAGATTTTCTACCT
This window contains:
- the fam160a2 gene encoding FTS and Hook-interacting protein homolog; this encodes MSWLSRLNPRGPGSRSGRTAAPLSPCTADPETCLMVFKNHWRQVSWVLEQRESSSSSDDLTAVRNNTDQMLCLLAEERPAESAEGGSGVASMGPILELVITENILERLVQWHLCRGLDPDSQGALLKLFEMLIGQSQQPLLQHTAVLHPLLRLLGACADPELGCPLALENSLVLLLNQVCVSMARQPVILELLFRASPAQQGSTNLLIFSLLVPFIHRDGAIGQQARDALLLVMAASASHEAAARYIAENSYFCPVLATGLSALYSSLPRKIEVRGDDWHALRREDWMGVSSLVLFMNSLEFCNAVVQVAHPTVSSQLLDYLHNGFLVPVMGPALHKSSVDEMIASTAYLDLFLRSITETSLLKTFLRFILLHRHDNDTILDTLLTRISSNSRLCMVSLSLFRTLLSLNCEDVMLQLVFRYLLPCTHVMLSQRRAIRETDMYGKCADKFLSLIPECCRQYASAASEREEDNPFWSKVLNSPGTETPAPPRPSTPSRLSLFMRQHAGGGGSGGGNPSTSTSMESLQSGPSGSHPLSPDSPMHQHGHTDCLDWDAGFLEYLKDARRGIEVCSWACRGWSAPYDGENPSPNTAPPPPPPPTSNPSMAMFPEHFSFHQGVSSSTPPGQQRAAIVAAARSEWSSSDRDSGEWDVTIGQNNCISLTPRSKKRSLQREELLPKPVPPLIPSSSTSTPLSASHSMSSPAAHIPTSAITVNYQAMFNGTVRQGDECSDSHDRGLEVKKVKRDLGEPQYLDENANQNGSMVSCPSLPKSIFSNRDVGDAKSLHFNQTSSQCSTSKTAPDVSNPHSTCSDPPESNPSQQSVESLIEELLEQAPGDPQVSADANGQGISIEAFTLELRELEDRVKERNRSACKQEPGAAETLPAEQQEEEQLPTALEAKGDASVVGAPSPARPINQPTSQPYTGPFIVVLFAKLENMLQNSLYVNILLTGIVAQLACYPQPLLRSFLLNTNMVFQPSVKSLIQVLGSVKNRIEAFAASHEDFPVMLRKAQQYLVARGKLDWTDLPAAVPTLRRTESLVKSRKPSLGDLILRHTNSPTRARNAAQVALAHVRDGGQSLHSALFRGGGSSGGASGLEKQAEALRVKNAVYCTVIFCEFLKELAALAQEHAVTLPFPQSKEAEE